GTCAGCCCGCGGCCGGTGATGTTTCCTCATGACCTCGTCTACAGCGCGGACGGGTCGCTGCTGGCGCTGAACGACGCCGGCACACCGGTGGCACTCGACACGGAGACTTATGCGACCGCCTCCCAGATGTATCTGGACGACTACTCGAACGGTGAGGTTGCCTATCTGGGCGCGTACGGCGCGACCATCAGCCCCGACGGCCAATGGCTGGGCGCTGTCGACGTCCGCGTGATGGCCGCGCCGTTCGGCGGGACACCTGCGGACATGCGCTTGTTCGACCGCGACATCATCGAAGCGTTCATCGCCACGATGGCGTTCAGCCCGGACAGCACGCATCTCGCTGTTGGCGACGCGGAGGGCAATATTCAGCAGTGGGAGGTGGCGACCGGTGAACGCACCTCGTTCATTCGCGGCGCGCCGTCATCCACCAGCAACGCGATCTACGCGCTGGCGTACACGGCGGACGGCGAATCGATCGTGACGGCGGAAGGCGATCCGCAGGCCATCGTGCGCGTGTTCAACGCGGCGACGCTGCAGCAGCAGTCAGCGTTTAGCGGCGGACGGCGCGCGGGGGCGGCGAAGGCGCTCGCTCTCAGCCCGGACGGCACGCTGCTGGCGGTGATCTTCGACGATACCGTGCGCATCATCGAGACGGGCGGCTATACGCAGGTGGGCGAGCTGGTGCTGGCGCGCCCGTAAGCGCACGTCCAGCGCCGGGCGGTAACGGGCCGGATACGCCATCTTGCCGCGCGGCGGGTTGTTTCGTAAAATAGACAAAATAGATCTCATCAAGATGCAGGGGAGGCGAACGGGCCGACGATCCTGCCGCAACCCCCGGAGCGCCGGGCAAGGTGCGAATTCCGTCCGCCGGATGCGGGAAGATGAGCAGACAAACAAGCGAACCCTATCGCCTTGTGACGCTCCTGCCGCATGCCCGGCGGAGCGTTTTCGTATAGCGGAGGGCCGCAGAATGGCCAACAGCACGCTGGACATTGAAACCGAAGCCGACCTGAGCGCGCTGCGGGAGGCGGCGGCCACGCGCGAGTGGAGCGCCCTGCAGGTGGTGCTGGCGCGCCTGCTCAATCCGCTGCCGTTCTTCGCGGCGCTGTCGGCCGTGATCGAGGGACTGATCGCGGCGCTGCCGCTGATCGAGTCTTCGTATGAGGAGGGCGACCCACGGAGGAGCGTCCCTCGGCAGCTGCTGAGCGGTATGATGAGTTACGGCTTCGCGCCGGATCAACTGCCGGACGGGCTGGTGGCAGAGTACGAGCATCCAGGCGCGGCGCAATATGTGCATGCCGTACTTGAATTATGCCGCGCGGCGCAGAGAGACAAGGGCCACGATGTGCGGCTGGCGTTTCTGGTGAGCGCGGCGGCCAACGGCATCATCGCCCAGATGGGCGAACTGTTTTACGGCAAGAATCCTGACCTGTTCGCGCGGGTCCGCGACAACCATGTCGACCCCGACAGCGGCGAATACACCGACCCGGACGCGGCGAAAATACCGATTCTGCTGTGGATGGACGAAGAAGTCGCCGCGCTCGACAGCGCACTGTGGTCTGCCCTGGCCGACCGCATCGAAGCCGCATACAAAGCCCTTTAACCGAAAGGCCGCACGCCATGACTGAACGTATTTTCACGAACCGCCGGTATCTGGACGCCGTCAACGACCATGTGGTGATCTTCGACGGGGCGATGGGAACGAGCATCCTCAAGTACAACCTGAGCGCGGCCGATTACGGCGGCGAGCAGTACGCGGGGTGCGTCGACTATCTGGTGCTGATGCGGCCGGACGTGATCGAGGCGATTCACGCGTCGTTCCTGAATGTCGGCAGCGAGGCGATCGAAACGTGTACATTCCGCTCGAACCGGCTGACGCTGGCCGAATACGGACTGCAGGAGCGCACGCTAGAGATGAACCGCGCGGCGGCACAACTGGCACGGCGGGTGTGTGACCGGATCGCGGCGGAGACGGGTATTCCGCGGTTCGTGGCCGGGAGTATCGGGCCATCAGGCAAACTGCCCAGCGGAAGCGACCCGGACCTGAGCAACGTGACCTTCGAGGAACTGGCAGCGATCTTCTATGAACAGGCGCAGGGATTGACCGAGGGCGGCGCGGACGTGCTGCTGATCGAGACCTCGCAGGATATCCTGGAAGTCAAGGCGGCTATCGTCGGGATCAACCGGTATTTTGCGGACGCCGGGGTGCGGATTCCACTGCAGGTGCAGGTGACGCTGGACGTGAGCGGCCGGATGCTGTTCGGCACAGACATCGGCGGGGCGCTAACGACGCTGGAAGCCCTGCCGATCGACATCATCGGCCTGAACTGCTCGACCGGTCCAGAATACATGACCGCGCCAGTCCAATACCTGACCGAGAACAGCAAACTGCCGATCAGCGTCCTGCCGAACGCCGGGCTGCCGCTCAACGTGGACGGCGAGGCGGTCTACCCGATGGAGCCGGAGCCGTTCAGTCAGATGGTGTCGGAGTTCACGCGACGGGGCGTGGGGATCGTCGGGGGGTGCTGCGGCACAGTGCCAGCGCACATCGACCAGCTTTACCAGCACGTCCACGGGTTTTCATATCGCGATGCGCTGGCGAAGCGCGGCGTCGAGGCGCCGGATGCGCCGGAACACACGCCGAAGGTGCTATGGACAAGCGATCTGCAGCGGCGGGAGCCTGTGCGGCGCGAAGTGGTGGATGTGGCGCGGGCATCGAGCGGGATGACCTCGACGCTGATGGCGCAAAACCCCGGCCCGACGCTGATCGGCGAACGGGTCAACTCGCAGGGGTCGCGCAAGGTGAAGCGACTGCTGCTGAACGAGGATTACGACAGCATCGTGCAGATCGCGGTCGAACAGGTCAACAGCGGCGCGCACATGCTCGATATCGCGGTGGCGCTGACCGAACGCGCCGACGAACTGGCGCAGATGCAGGCGGTGGTCAAGAAACTGGCGCAGGCGGTCGAAGTGCCGCTGATCATCGACACGACCGAGGCGGAAGTGGCCGAAGCGGCGCTGGCGCTGTACCCGGGACGGGGCATCATCAACGGCAACAATCTGGAAAACGGGCGTGAGCGCATCGACAAAATCCTGCCGATTGCCAAGAAACACGGCGCGGCAGTAATTTCGATGACCATCGACGAGGTGGGCATGGCCCACACCCGCGAGACGAAATTCGAGATCGCCAAGCGCATCTACGACATCGCGCTGAACGAGTACGGCCTCGGCGCGCACGATATGATCTTCGACACACTGACGTTCCCGCTGACGACGGGACAGGCCGAACTGCGTAACGACGCGGTAGAGACGATTGAAGCAATCCGGCTGATCAAGCAGAACCTGCCGGGGGCGATGACGGCGCTGGGCGTGAGCAACGTGAGCTTCGGCGTGGGCGAAGCAGCGCGCGGCGTACTGAACAGCGTATTCCTGTACCATGCGGTACAGGCCGGGCTGGATATGGCGATCGTCAATCCAGCGCACATCACACCGTACTCGGAAATCCCGGACGACCAGCGCAAGATCGCCAACGATCTGATTTACAACACCGATGAGAACGCCCTGCCGCGTTTCATCCAGTACTTCGAACAGAATCAGGTGCAGCTGGCCGGTCAGGAACAGACCGATCCGACAGCGGATATGACCGCCGAACAGGCGCTGCACTGGCAGATCGTCCACCGTAAGAAGGACGGGCTGGAGCGACTGGTTGACGCGTGCCTGACGCGCGCCGATCCGGTGACGGTGCTCAACAGCGTCCTGCTGCCGGCGATGAAAGAAGTCGGCGATAAGTTCGGCGCGGGCGAACTGATTCTGCCGTTCGTGCTGCAGTCGGCGGAGGCGATGAAGAAATCGGTCGCCTATCTCGAACAGTTCATGGATAAGGTCGAAGGCTCGACCAAGGGCGTGGTGGTGCTAGCCACGGTGTATGGCGACGTACACGACATCGGCAAGAATCTGGTCAAGACGATATTGAGCAACAACGGCTACACCGTGCATGACCTCGGTAAACAGGTGCCGGCCAATACGATCATCGAGAAGGCGGTCGAATACCAGGCGGACGCGATCGGGCTGTCGGCACTGCTGGTGAGCACGTCGAAGCAGATGCCGCTGATCGTGAACGAGCTGTCGCGGCGCGGACTGGACTTTCCGGTGCTGATCGGGGGGGCGGCGATCAACCGCAAGTTCGGACGGCGGATCCTGTTCCTGGACGACGGCGGACAGCCGTACCAGCCCGGCGTGTATTACTGCAACGACGCGTTCGAGGGTCTGGCCGTGATGGATAAGCTGGTTGGGCCGCAGCGCAGCGAGTTCGTCACGCAGATCATTGACGAGGGACTGATCGAACAGGGCAAACCCGCGCGGGTAAAGCGGTCGGTCAGCCCGACGGCAGGCAAGACGGTGAGACCGGCGCCGAATGTGCCGACTCCGCCGTTCTGGGGGGCGCGCAAGGTGGGCTATATGCCGCTTGAGATCGTCCTGCAGCACCTGCACAAACCGGAGCTGTACCGGCTGTCATGGGGGGCGAAGAACACGCACGGCGAGGAGTGGACCAAGCTGGAGGCGGAATTCGAGGCGCGGCTGGACCGCATGAGCCGCGAGGCGCTGCGCGAGAAGACCCTGCTGCCACAGGCCGCTTATGGATACTTTCCGGTGCAGGCCGCGGGTGACGACCTGATCGTGTATGACCCGGAACCGTTCAACCACCGCAACGGGTCGGGTCCGCAGCGTATCGAAATCGCACGGTTCAGCTTCCCGCGCCAGCCACAGGGCGAATACCTGTGCATCAGCGATTACTACGCGCCGGTGGAAAGCGGGCTGGTGGATGTGGTGGCGCTGCAGGTGGTGACGGTCGGGGAAGAAGCGTCGGAGAAATTCGCGCGGCTGCAGGGGGCCGATAACTACAGCGAGGCGTATTTCTTCCACGGGCTGGCCGTACAGGCCGCCGAGGCGACGGCCAACTATATGACACAGCATATCCGACGCGAACTGGGTATCGACGAGAACCGCGGCAAGCGCTATTCGTGGGGCTATCCGGCGTGCCCGGAGCTGGCAGACCATCAGATCGTGGTCAAGCTGCTGCCGCAGGCCGCCGAGATCGGCCTGACGCTGACCGACGAGTCGTACCAGTGGGTGCCGGAGCAGTCGACGGCGGCGATCTTCGCGCATCATCCCGACGCGAAGTATTACAGCGTGGGGTCGCTGGACCGCAGCGCGCAGATATTGGGGGAGTGAGGCGCCATGGCCGATGACGTGCTGCATACGTTGAAATCTGTCTTCGGGCACGACATCCGCGTCACTGCCCGTCAGTGGGCACATATCACTGAAGCACACGACTACATGTCGGGTAACATGGACAAAGTACTTGAGACATTAGCTGAACCTTCGCGTATCATAGAAGGTGAGCACGGCGAATCCCTTGCTCTGCGGCCATACGACAGTACGAATATCACGCGGAAAACGGCCGTCGCCGTGTATCGTGACGATGACGACGGGTTTCTGATTACAGCGTTTTTCACGTCTCGTCCGGACCGCATCGAAAAGAGAGGACGCATATTATGGCCGCTCCCATCGCCCCAACCCTAGTGGAGGAATTGCTCGCGCTGCCGACCCGACAGGTATGGTCGGAATACGATGCCGAAGCGGATGTGCTATATCTCAGCTTTCGCAAACCCCAGCAGGCGAACGATCTGGTGATGGAAGCTGACGGAAACGTATACCACTACCGCGACGACACGCTCGTTGGGGTGACGATACTCAATGCCTCGACGAAGATCAGCCTGAACGAAGCCTGAGGCGGCGATTTTCGCGCATCATCCCGACGCGAAGTATTACAGCGTGGGGTCGCTGGACCGTAGCACGCAGATTTTAGGGGAGTAGATGCAGGCCGTGCTTTACGCCTAATCGATCGGCAAAGGAAGCACGCTTCCGTTCTTTAGTGCAAAGTAGGCATTATAGAGTTCATGGATTTCCGTCTCAGACGCACCGGGCGGAATCACGAGTTCTCCATTCGTGGCCCACTCTATGACTTCCGCCGTCGAGTCGAAGCAAGCAATGAGGGCAGAAGGATCGTCTGAAGAGACAACCATCGCAGAACACGGTGGATTCTGTGACGATGTGAAGGCTACCAGCACTAGCAAGAGAAACGCCGAGGCCACGACAAGTCGAAAGTTCCGTGTCCTGAACTGTATTTGAAGTGAAGCGACCATTGTACGCTCCTATACTCTCATTCGTCCGGCGGGTTGATCCTATAATAGGATGTCGCGTCGTTCAGCGCAAAGAGATTAGAACATCCAGCGGCTTTGCAGTTAATCTTGGGGACTGGGAAGCCTAACCCCGGGGTAAGGTCAAACAATACGACATTGGGACAATCGCCAAAGGGTTTAGCGGACGCAACCCAGTCGTTTGCGTAACTACCGGTGAGATCGCCGTAAAACCAGTGTGTTGAACAGGTATAGAGAGCGCTTGTAATGGAAAAAGTTCCTCCTGAAGCATCAAAATTGGTGTTGTTATAGAGGATTGCCAATACGTTGTCCCTATTTCGCGACCCGGTTCTCTGACTCCGCTCAATCAACCGATGAACCTCGTCCGGGGAGTTCGCAGCTGTTACCGTAACACTTCCACCGGTGGCAAAACCTATGCTTTCTGCAAATGTCCTAAAACAGGTTGTCGACGTGGGTACTGGATTCTGCGGTTCAACGTGAACCACACAATGCTGCATTTGTGAGGTGTTTCCCAAAGTCGAGAACGGAATCAACAGAAGAAACAAGAGAGATAGTATCTTCATGAAACATACTCCATTTACTAATAACAAGTATACCCCCCCCGATAAATTTGTCAATTACTATGTGTATTACACTAGTTACCGGAGAAGTGCCAACCTTGTACGGTCGCTGGACGGTGGATTAAACGGGCACACCGCGGCAAGACGCAAGCTCAGCGATGAAGAGTCAGAGGCCGGATTTCCCCGGCCTCTTTCGATTCGCGAAGGCTAATCCAGCGGCAGCGCTACGATTTCGAGCGAGCGGATCAAGGCCTCGAGCGGGGCAAGCGACGGCGAAAAGTCGTCCGGCTCAGCGGCGAGCAGGCTGGCTGTGATTTGCTCAACATAGAGGCCGAAGCCATCATAGAAGGCCTCCCAATCGTCCTGATCGAAACCACTCATGTCTATGTCCGGGAGCAGGTCGGAGGTGACCGCTTTCTACAATGTTACATAATACAGGCCGTCGGAGGTCAGTCCGGTAAACGTATAGATGAGCGAGGAGATGGGATCGACAGAGTGGGAATACTGCGCGAAATAACTGACACCGCGGCCGTTCTGGAAGTCGATCACCCGGAAAGCGTCCTGAAACAGCACAGGGGCGGTCCAATCGGGCAGCAGAAGCGATTCGCCGGTCGGGGGCG
This DNA window, taken from Candidatus Flexicrinis proximus, encodes the following:
- a CDS encoding homocysteine S-methyltransferase family protein; this translates as MTERIFTNRRYLDAVNDHVVIFDGAMGTSILKYNLSAADYGGEQYAGCVDYLVLMRPDVIEAIHASFLNVGSEAIETCTFRSNRLTLAEYGLQERTLEMNRAAAQLARRVCDRIAAETGIPRFVAGSIGPSGKLPSGSDPDLSNVTFEELAAIFYEQAQGLTEGGADVLLIETSQDILEVKAAIVGINRYFADAGVRIPLQVQVTLDVSGRMLFGTDIGGALTTLEALPIDIIGLNCSTGPEYMTAPVQYLTENSKLPISVLPNAGLPLNVDGEAVYPMEPEPFSQMVSEFTRRGVGIVGGCCGTVPAHIDQLYQHVHGFSYRDALAKRGVEAPDAPEHTPKVLWTSDLQRREPVRREVVDVARASSGMTSTLMAQNPGPTLIGERVNSQGSRKVKRLLLNEDYDSIVQIAVEQVNSGAHMLDIAVALTERADELAQMQAVVKKLAQAVEVPLIIDTTEAEVAEAALALYPGRGIINGNNLENGRERIDKILPIAKKHGAAVISMTIDEVGMAHTRETKFEIAKRIYDIALNEYGLGAHDMIFDTLTFPLTTGQAELRNDAVETIEAIRLIKQNLPGAMTALGVSNVSFGVGEAARGVLNSVFLYHAVQAGLDMAIVNPAHITPYSEIPDDQRKIANDLIYNTDENALPRFIQYFEQNQVQLAGQEQTDPTADMTAEQALHWQIVHRKKDGLERLVDACLTRADPVTVLNSVLLPAMKEVGDKFGAGELILPFVLQSAEAMKKSVAYLEQFMDKVEGSTKGVVVLATVYGDVHDIGKNLVKTILSNNGYTVHDLGKQVPANTIIEKAVEYQADAIGLSALLVSTSKQMPLIVNELSRRGLDFPVLIGGAAINRKFGRRILFLDDGGQPYQPGVYYCNDAFEGLAVMDKLVGPQRSEFVTQIIDEGLIEQGKPARVKRSVSPTAGKTVRPAPNVPTPPFWGARKVGYMPLEIVLQHLHKPELYRLSWGAKNTHGEEWTKLEAEFEARLDRMSREALREKTLLPQAAYGYFPVQAAGDDLIVYDPEPFNHRNGSGPQRIEIARFSFPRQPQGEYLCISDYYAPVESGLVDVVALQVVTVGEEASEKFARLQGADNYSEAYFFHGLAVQAAEATANYMTQHIRRELGIDENRGKRYSWGYPACPELADHQIVVKLLPQAAEIGLTLTDESYQWVPEQSTAAIFAHHPDAKYYSVGSLDRSAQILGE
- a CDS encoding DUF2283 domain-containing protein, which encodes MAAPIAPTLVEELLALPTRQVWSEYDAEADVLYLSFRKPQQANDLVMEADGNVYHYRDDTLVGVTILNASTKISLNEA